In Nocardia asteroides, the following proteins share a genomic window:
- the ligA gene encoding NAD-dependent DNA ligase LigA encodes MSDSDSVVSVSAEPASSEQRVQWQQLADEVREHQFRYYVRDAPIITDGEFDTLLRRLQALEDTHPDLRTPDSPTQLVGGGFATEFTAVDHLERMLSLDNVFDYDELRAWASRVEAETGSGLHYLCEVKIDGVALNLVYERGKLVRGATRGDGRTGEDVTLNARTIEDIPAELTPSAEFPIPELLEVRGEVYFRLEDFETLNAQIVAEGKPPYANPRNTAAGSLRQKNPAVTAQRRLRMICHGFGRIDGYRPDSQHEAYQALAAWGLPVSEHTRLVEGIDAVVERVAYWGEHRHDIEHEIDGQVIKIDEMALQRRLGSTSRAPRWAIAYKYPPEEATTTLLNIEVNVGRTGRVTPFAVMAPVSIAGSTVAMATLHNASEVKRKGVLIGDTVTIRKAGDVIPEVLGPVVDARTGDEREFVMPTHCPECGTELAPAKEGDADIRCPNQRHCPAQLRERVFHLAGRGAFDIEALGYEAANALLTSGAIADEGDLFALDEQALLGVPLFTKQDGALSANGARLLENLNAAKDTALWRVLVGLSIRHVGPTAARALAAEFASLERIEAATGEELAATDGVGPTIAAAVVEWFTVDWHRAIVDKWRAAGVRMEDERDDSIERNLEGLSIVVTGSLQTFTRDGAKEAILVRGGKAAGSVSKKTAFVVIGDAPGSKAAKAEELGVPILDEDGFRRLLDGGPDAVASGTEDE; translated from the coding sequence GTGAGTGACAGCGACAGCGTGGTTTCCGTGAGTGCCGAGCCCGCCTCCTCCGAGCAGCGCGTGCAGTGGCAGCAGCTGGCCGACGAGGTGCGCGAGCACCAGTTCCGCTACTACGTGCGGGACGCGCCGATCATCACCGACGGCGAGTTCGACACGCTGCTGCGCCGGTTGCAGGCCCTCGAGGACACCCATCCCGACCTGCGGACCCCGGATTCGCCGACCCAGCTGGTCGGCGGCGGCTTCGCCACCGAGTTCACCGCCGTGGACCACCTCGAGCGAATGTTGTCGCTGGACAACGTGTTCGACTACGACGAGCTGCGCGCCTGGGCGAGCCGGGTGGAAGCCGAGACCGGCTCCGGCCTGCACTATTTGTGCGAGGTCAAGATCGACGGCGTCGCGCTGAACCTGGTGTACGAGCGCGGCAAGCTGGTGCGCGGCGCCACCCGCGGCGACGGGCGCACCGGTGAGGACGTCACCCTCAACGCGCGCACCATCGAGGACATCCCGGCCGAACTCACCCCGTCCGCGGAGTTCCCGATCCCGGAGCTGCTGGAAGTGCGCGGCGAGGTGTACTTCCGGCTCGAGGACTTCGAGACCCTCAACGCCCAGATCGTCGCCGAAGGTAAACCGCCGTACGCGAATCCGCGCAACACCGCGGCCGGGTCGCTGCGCCAGAAGAATCCCGCCGTCACCGCCCAGCGCAGGCTGCGGATGATCTGTCACGGCTTCGGCCGCATCGACGGCTACCGGCCCGATTCCCAGCACGAGGCCTACCAGGCCCTCGCGGCCTGGGGATTGCCGGTCTCCGAGCACACCCGGCTGGTCGAGGGCATCGACGCGGTCGTCGAGCGGGTGGCCTACTGGGGCGAGCACCGCCACGACATCGAGCACGAGATCGACGGCCAGGTCATCAAGATCGACGAGATGGCGTTGCAGCGCCGCCTCGGTTCCACCTCGCGCGCCCCGCGCTGGGCCATCGCCTACAAGTACCCGCCCGAAGAGGCGACGACCACGCTGCTCAATATCGAGGTCAATGTCGGGCGTACCGGCCGGGTCACCCCGTTCGCGGTGATGGCGCCGGTGTCCATCGCCGGTTCCACCGTCGCCATGGCCACCCTGCACAACGCCTCCGAGGTGAAGCGCAAGGGCGTGCTGATCGGCGACACCGTCACCATCCGCAAGGCGGGCGACGTGATCCCGGAGGTGCTCGGCCCGGTCGTCGACGCGCGCACCGGCGACGAACGCGAGTTCGTGATGCCGACGCACTGCCCCGAATGCGGCACCGAGCTGGCTCCGGCCAAGGAGGGCGACGCCGACATCCGCTGCCCCAACCAGCGGCACTGCCCCGCGCAGCTGCGCGAACGGGTCTTCCACCTGGCCGGCCGTGGCGCCTTCGACATCGAGGCGCTGGGCTACGAGGCCGCCAACGCGCTGCTCACCTCCGGCGCCATCGCCGACGAGGGCGACCTGTTCGCCCTCGACGAGCAGGCCCTGCTCGGTGTCCCGCTGTTCACCAAGCAGGACGGCGCGCTCTCGGCCAACGGCGCCCGGCTGCTGGAGAACCTGAACGCGGCCAAGGACACCGCGCTGTGGCGGGTGCTCGTCGGTTTGTCGATCCGGCACGTCGGTCCCACCGCGGCTCGCGCGCTGGCGGCCGAATTCGCGAGCCTGGAGCGCATCGAGGCCGCCACGGGCGAGGAACTGGCCGCCACCGACGGCGTCGGACCCACCATCGCCGCGGCGGTCGTGGAGTGGTTCACCGTCGACTGGCATCGCGCCATCGTCGACAAGTGGCGCGCGGCCGGTGTCCGCATGGAGGACGAACGCGACGACTCGATCGAACGCAACCTCGAAGGCCTGTCCATCGTGGTCACCGGCTCGCTGCAGACCTTCACCCGTGACGGCGCCAAGGAGGCGATCCTGGTGCGCGGCGGGAAGGCGGCGGGCTCGGTCTCGAAGAAGACCGCGTTCGTGGTGATCGGCGACGCGCCCGGCTCGAAGGCGGCCAAGGCCGAGGAACTCGGCGTCCCGATCCTGGACGAGGACGGGTTCCGGCGCCTGTTGGACGGCGGCCCCGACGCCGTGGCATCGGGGACCGAGGACGAGTAG
- a CDS encoding methionine synthase — MAGGIATAVGSWPGTDPREAAATIIGELPDLPHLVELPGRGVGADLIGRVSALLVDMRFDSTTRGYRLAARPGAVSRRARDLLRADLDALEEAWETAGLAGAGRVVKVQSAGPLTLAAEVELPGGHRVLTDSGAVRDLSESLAEGLARHAAEVRRRLGAEVVVQLDEPQLTTVLDGSLRGPSILNTIRALPEPEALHILDTVITAQSGPVLIHSCASRPALTTLGRTAAAGVAIDAATITTADLDALGEILDSGRKLALGLTPTSPPAAPATWRTVAEPGVRLVDRLGFPRRLLAEQILVTPACGLAGAPLAWSRTALSLGRDAARAFAEEPDSITVD; from the coding sequence CTGGCCGGCGGGATCGCGACGGCCGTCGGCTCCTGGCCGGGCACCGATCCCCGCGAGGCCGCGGCGACCATCATCGGTGAGCTGCCCGACCTGCCGCACCTGGTGGAACTGCCCGGTCGTGGTGTCGGCGCCGACCTGATCGGCCGGGTGTCGGCGCTGCTCGTGGACATGCGGTTCGATTCCACCACCCGCGGGTATCGACTGGCAGCGCGCCCCGGCGCGGTGTCCCGACGTGCGCGCGATCTGCTGCGCGCCGACCTCGACGCACTCGAAGAAGCCTGGGAGACAGCGGGTCTGGCCGGTGCCGGCCGCGTGGTGAAGGTCCAGTCGGCGGGACCGCTGACCCTCGCCGCCGAGGTGGAACTGCCCGGCGGTCACCGCGTGCTCACCGATTCCGGTGCGGTGCGCGACCTTTCGGAATCGCTGGCCGAAGGCCTGGCCCGGCACGCGGCCGAGGTGCGCCGCAGGCTCGGCGCCGAGGTGGTCGTGCAACTGGACGAACCCCAGCTCACCACGGTGCTCGACGGTTCGCTGCGAGGGCCGAGCATTCTCAATACGATTCGCGCGCTGCCCGAGCCCGAGGCGCTGCACATTCTCGACACGGTGATCACCGCGCAGTCCGGACCGGTCCTGATCCACAGCTGCGCGTCCCGTCCCGCCCTCACCACCCTGGGCCGGACCGCCGCCGCGGGCGTCGCCATCGATGCCGCGACGATCACCACCGCCGATCTCGACGCGCTCGGCGAGATCCTGGATTCCGGCCGCAAGCTCGCCCTCGGGCTCACGCCCACGTCGCCGCCCGCCGCGCCGGCCACCTGGCGCACCGTCGCCGAACCCGGTGTGCGGCTGGTCGACCGGCTCGGTTTCCCGCGCCGCCTGCTGGCCGAGCAAATCCTGGTCACCCCGGCCTGCGGGCTCGCCGGCGCCCCGCTGGCCTGGTCGCGCACGGCGCTGTCGCTCGGCCGGGACGCGGCCCGCGCGTTCGCCGAGGAACCGGACTCGATCACCGTCGACTGA
- a CDS encoding AAA family ATPase — protein sequence MLRSFQVTNHGSLAEAQQLRLSKGVGGPLAVPVTAVHGVAAAGKTSLIDALAQMRDAVLHSVTGWDPYAGPVRRPHLGFAARPTEFVAGFVAEGVPYTYGFRLDNADVLAEWLYTHPRSRKRIVFERTGDSIKIGPMFEAARYGVAALVPLVRPNALLLSLAGQMYAEALVPAYRWFAANLCVQQGEAGVDELAHDLGSHISRSPDNAARLLMLLRTADLGIEDLLIAEHDPMYADYLRDLDAEIGAMATQLDHGGADAILVERELSTLRAARDALYRRMVDRRGAGLSVVHEGIDVPFELADESTATRALLRVLPAMLEALDTGQVLAVDDLGAGLPVEETDRLVQLFQNPETNARGAQLIYTTAQRALIDRGNGRSQRTRTAVWQLRRERGVSELTPL from the coding sequence GTGCTGCGTAGTTTTCAGGTGACCAACCACGGATCGCTGGCCGAGGCGCAGCAGTTGCGGTTGAGCAAGGGGGTCGGGGGACCGCTGGCGGTGCCGGTGACCGCGGTGCACGGGGTGGCGGCGGCGGGGAAGACCAGTCTGATCGACGCGCTCGCGCAGATGCGCGACGCGGTGCTGCATTCGGTGACGGGATGGGATCCGTACGCGGGTCCGGTGCGGCGCCCGCACCTGGGATTCGCGGCGCGGCCCACCGAGTTCGTGGCCGGGTTCGTCGCCGAGGGGGTGCCCTACACCTACGGATTCCGGCTGGACAACGCCGACGTGCTCGCCGAATGGCTCTACACCCATCCGCGTTCGCGCAAGCGGATCGTGTTCGAGCGCACCGGCGACTCGATCAAGATCGGGCCGATGTTCGAGGCCGCCCGTTACGGTGTCGCCGCGCTGGTCCCGCTGGTGCGGCCCAACGCGCTGCTGCTGAGCCTGGCCGGGCAGATGTACGCCGAGGCCCTGGTGCCCGCCTACCGCTGGTTCGCGGCGAACCTGTGCGTGCAGCAGGGCGAGGCCGGTGTCGACGAACTCGCCCACGACCTGGGCAGCCACATCTCCCGCTCGCCCGACAACGCCGCCCGGCTGCTGATGCTGCTGCGCACGGCCGACCTGGGCATCGAGGATCTGCTGATCGCCGAACACGATCCCATGTACGCCGACTACCTGCGTGACCTCGACGCCGAGATCGGCGCGATGGCAACGCAACTCGACCACGGCGGCGCCGACGCCATCCTGGTGGAACGGGAACTGAGCACCCTGCGGGCCGCGCGCGACGCGCTGTACCGGCGCATGGTCGACCGGCGTGGCGCCGGCCTGAGCGTGGTGCACGAGGGCATCGACGTCCCGTTCGAACTCGCCGACGAGTCCACCGCCACCCGCGCCCTGCTGCGCGTGCTGCCCGCCATGCTGGAGGCGCTCGACACCGGCCAGGTCCTCGCCGTCGACGACCTGGGCGCCGGCCTGCCGGTGGAGGAGACCGACCGGCTCGTCCAGCTGTTCCAGAATCCGGAGACGAATGCCCGTGGCGCGCAACTGATCTACACCACCGCCCAGCGCGCGCTGATCGACCGTGGCAACGGGCGCTCGCAGCGCACCCGCACGGCGGTCTGGCAGCTGCGCCGCGAGCGGGGCGTCAGCGAGCTCACCCCGCTGTGA